The following proteins come from a genomic window of Paramisgurnus dabryanus chromosome 19, PD_genome_1.1, whole genome shotgun sequence:
- the crtap gene encoding cartilage-associated protein — MTSSSQSVRLAFLLLSFIFCALAQYENYNFRSFPRQELMPLESAYRHALDQYGEEKWPETVEFLEVSLRLYRLLRDSEAFCNLNCSTVRLDDEARFTDFPELHAFGNVMKRAQCLKRCKQGLPAFRQTLPSRETIEEFEKREPYKFLQFAYFKSNNLAKAVSAAHTFLLKHPDDEMMQRNMNYYKSLPGSEDHMKDLETKSYETLFIRAVRAYNGNNFRTSVSDMELALRDFYKVFDECIAASEGSRQIKDFKDFYPSIADHYAEVLERKVACETELTPVVGGFVVEKFVATMYHYLQFAYYKLNDLKNAVPCVSSYMLFDPNDEVMKNNVEYYRFHKEKFGLADDDFFPRTEAVRYHNQTTLQLKLLEFAKHKLNQDDEGEVLEFLDEFLDAEQKSK, encoded by the exons ATGACATCCTCATCGCAGTCTGTGAGACTCGCGTTTCTcttattaagttttattttctGCGCTCTCGCGCAGTATGAGAACTACAACTTTCGTAGTTTCCCACGGCAAGAACTCATGCCGCTCGAATCCGCGTACCGTCACGCTTTGGACCAGTACGGTGAGGAAAAGTGGCCGGAGACCGTGGAGTTCTTAGAGGTGAGTCTCCGCCTGTACCGACTTCTCCGGGACAGCGAGGCCTTCTGCAATCTGAACTGCAGCACGGTGCGTCTGGACGACGAGGCTCGCTTTACTGACTTCCCCGAGCTGCACGCGTTCGGTAACGTGATGAAGCGCGCGCAGTGTCTGAAGCGATGTAAGCAGGGTTTACCAGCCTTCAGGCAAACGCTTCCCAGCCGAGAAACTATAGAGGAGTTTGAGAAACGCGAACCTTACAAGTTCCTACAGTTTGCGTACTTTAAA AGTAATAATCTGGCCAAGGCCGTGTCTGCCGCGCACACTTTCCTCCTGAAACATCCTGATGATGAGATGATGCAGAGAAACATGAACTATTACAAGAGCTTGCCTGGTTCTGAGGATCATATGAAAGACCTGGAGACCAAGTCATATGAA ACGCTGTTCATCCGGGCCGTGCGGGCGTACAATGGTAATAACTTCAGAACGTCAGTCTCAGATATGGAGCTGGCACTAAGAGACTTTTACAAGGTATTCGATGAGTGCATCGCTGCTTCAGAGGGATCCAGACAAATCAAAGACTTCAAGGACTTCTACCCCTCTATTGCAG ATCATTACGCCGAGGTTCTGGAGAGAAAGGTTGCCTGCGAGACTGAGCTAACACCAGTTGTTGGTGGATTTGTTGTTGAGAAATTTGTAGCAACAATGTACCACTACCTCCAGTTTGCCTATTATAAAT tGAATGATCTGAAGAATGCTGTGCCATGTGTGTCCAGCTACATGCTCTTCGATCCCAATGATGAGGTGATGAAGAATAATGTGGAATATTATCGTTTCCATAAAGAAAAATTTGGCCTTGCTGATGATGACTTCTTTCCTAGAACG GAGGCAGTGCGGTACCACAATCAGACAACATTACAGCTAAAACTGCTGGAGTTTGCCAAACACAAACTTAATCAGGATGATGAG GGTGAAGTCTTAGAGTTTCTTGATGAATTTCTCGATGCTGAGCAAAAATCTAAATGA
- the fkbp9 gene encoding peptidyl-prolyl cis-trans isomerase FKBP9 translates to MTRLTVQMIFLAILVTFVACNAPPVPLDDIAIEKTFTPERCDRTVKPGDFVRYHYIGMFPDGKKFDSSYDRGTTYNVVVGRKKLIAGMDKALVGMCVNERWMIKVPAELAYGKNGYGDIIPPDSVLHFDVLMLDIWNKEDKVQIQTYYKPEECTRTVQVSDYVRYHYNGTLLDGTLFDSSHTRMRTYDTYVGIGWLIAGMDQGLLGMCVGEKRIITMPPFLGYGENGDGSDIPGQASLVFDVILLDLHNPKDEVTVTVQSLPDPCPRKSKTGDFMRYHYNGTLLDGTFFDSSYSRNQTYDTYIGKGYVIAGMDHGLMNVCIGERRRITIPPHLGYGEEGTGTKIPGSAVLVFDVHIIDFHNPSDKVEVTSEKPENCTYKAKKGDFVKYHYNATLMDGTHIGSTHSFGKTYNVILGNGQVVIGMDEGLMGMCVGEKRRLVIPPHLAYGERGVDGEVPGSAVLVFDVEMIDLEEGLPDGYMFVWNSEVSPDLFSVMDKNKDKEVDRTEFSEYILQQVAEGKGRLAPGFEQPRIIDNMYDNQDRNKDGRITEDEFKLKADEAATHDEL, encoded by the exons ATGACACGGTTAACGGTCCAAATGATTTTCCTGGCTATACTTGTAACTTTTGTGGCGTGCAACGCGCCACCAGTACCGTTAGATGACATCGCGATAGAGAAAACGTTCACCCCGGAGCGATGCGACCGGACGGTGAAACCGGGAGACTTTGTTCGATATCATTATATCGGCATGTTTCCCGATGGAAAGAAGTTTGATTCTAG ttaTGACCGTGGCACAACCTATAACGTTGTTGTTGGCCGGAAGAAGTTGATCGCTGGAATGGACAAAGCTTTGGTGGGCATGTGTGTCAATGAAAGATGGATGATCAAAGTCCCTGCGGAGCTCGCCTATGGAAAGAATGGCTATG GTGACATAATTCCCCCAGACTCTGTCCTCCACTTTGATGTGTTAATGTTGGACATTTGGAATAAAGAGGATAAGGTGCAGATACAAACCTACTATAAACCAGAGGAGTGCACCCGCACGGTGCAAGTCTCTGATTATGTCCGTTACCACTACAATGGTACTCTACTCGATGGCACACTTTTTGACTCCAG TCACACACGAATGCGCACCTATGACACTTACGTGGGTATCGGGTGGCTCATTGCGGGAATGGACCAGGGACTTCTGGGAATGTGTGTGGGAGAAAAACGCATCATCACCATGCCACCTTTCCTTGGCTATGGAGAAAATGGGGATG GAAGTGACATCCCTGGACAGGCCTCTCTGGTATTTGATGTGATTCTGTTGGACCTTCATAACCCTAAAGATGAAGTCACAGTAACGGTACAATCGCTTCCGGATCCCTGTCCACGCAAGAGCAAAACTGGAGACTTCATGCGTTACCATTATAATGGAACATTGTTGGACGGGACATTCTTTGACTCCAG TTACTCGAGGAATCAGACATATGACACATACATTGGGAAAGGCTACGTGATCGCAGGAATGGATCATGGTCTTATGAATGTGTGTATTGGAGAGCGGAGAAGAATTACCATCCCACCGCACCTGGGATATGGTGAAGAAGGCACAG GAACTAAAATCCCTGGCTCAGCTGTGCTGGTGTTTGATGTCCATATTATTGATTTCCACAATCCATCTGACAAAGTTGAGGTCACCAGTGAAAAGCCTGAAAATTGCACCTACAAAGCAAAAAAGGGTGACTTTGTAAAATACCACTACAATGCCACACTCATGGATGGCACTCACATAGGCTCCAC GCACAGCTTTGGTAAGACGTACAATGTGATTCTGGGTAATGGACAGGTGGTCATAGGCATGGACGAGGGACTTATGGGAATGTGTGTTGGAGAGAAACGCAGGCTAGTTATTCCACCTCACCTTGCCTATGGAGAGAGGGGAGTAG ATGGCGAGGTCCCTGGCAGTGCTGTGCTTGTGTTTGATGTTGAGATGATCGACCTGGAGGAGGGCCTTCCTGACGGCTACATGTTTGTGTGGAACAGTGAAGTCTCACCAGACCTTTTCAGTGTAATGGATAAGAACAAAGACAAAGAGGTGGACCGTACCGAG TTTTCCGAATACATCCTTCAGCAGGTGGCAGAGGGCAAAGGTCGACTCGCGCCAGGTTTTGAACAACCACGCATAATCGATAATATGTATGATAACCAAGATCGCAACAAAGACGGACGAATCACAGAGGACGAGTTTAAACTCAAGGCAGATGAAGCAGCCACTCATGATGAGTTATGA
- the sytl1 gene encoding synaptotagmin-like protein 1 isoform X2 encodes MEGEHLLNLGHLTEVEQTVILSVLLRDAELRSKEEDRIRKLQQTESDPARFRWLSGAWFNEQRSKRYQKGGVDVVHASLRHVPLMEIFSNGNNSSSPLPERQEDKKSTEEEVLENINVAEDGKSQEENKREKEVVESPIHRMAFEAQSKTKNTSETNGVLSLEESVVQSEDTDCRTLSSALPSMKVDSGGDINSGSPELDRSRFGSVTSLSSHHMMNGSLMSLYSVGDFSDVVVSGQIQFSLQYDTKKEELHIHIIRCQDLASARKNRSDPYVKIYLLPDNTSRSKKKTSVKRKTLNPVYDEIIKYKVRRLDLQARVLSISVWHIERMRRNLFLGEVEVGLGQWDWGNTQPTWYTLQPRVKISQDANIINRGTVLFSIKFIPSIGSGNQLTGELHIWLREIVGLLPTKRGTPNTYVKSVVLPDESGVSGQQTRVVRGSVNPQFNHTMVYDGFESSDLIQACAEITVWSQKPSTCLGGVRLSTGSGVSYGQSVCWMDSTEEEISVWSSVMQSPNSWVEASLPIRTNLQLCSE; translated from the exons ATGGAAGGGGAACATTTACTGAATCTGGGTCATCTAACTGAGGTGGAGCAAACTGTTATCCTCAGTGTGCTGCTGAGAGATGCTGAACTACGCAGCAAAGAGGAAGACCGAATACG TAAACTTCAGCAGACCGAATCAGACCCTGCCCGTTTTCGTTGGCTCtcaggggcgtggtttaatgaGCAGCGCTCTAAAAGATATCAGAAGGGAGGTGTTGATGTTGTGCATGCATCTTTACGCC atGTCCCTCTGATGGAGATATTCAGTAATGGCAATAACTCTTCTTCCCCGTTACCTGAGCGCCAAGAGGACAAAAAAAGTACAGAGGAAGAAGTGCTGGAAAATATAAACGTTGCAGAAGATGGCAAGAGTCAGGAAGAGAACAAAAGAGAGAAGGAAGTTGTGGAAAG TCCTATTCACAGAATGGCCTTTGAAGCCCAATCCAAGACAAAG aATACATCGGAAACAAATGGTGTTTTGAGTCTTGAAG AAAGTGTTGTTCAGTCAGAGGACACGGACTGCAGAACTCTGTCAAGTGCATTGCCCTCCATGAAG GTTGACTCGGGGGGAGATATTAACTCTGGCAGTCCTGAACTGGATCGTTCTAGATTCGGCTCAGTCACCAGCTTGAGCTCGCATCATATG ATGAATGGCAGCTTAATGAGCCTGTACAGTGTGGGGGATTTCAGTGATGTTGTGGTATCAGGACAGATTCAGTTCTCACTGCAGTACGATACAAAAAAAGAAGAGCTTCACATCCATATAATACGCTGTCAAGATCTCGCGTCGGCTCGCAAAAATCGCTCCGACCC GTATGTAAAAATTTACCTTCTTCCTGACAACACATCCCGCAGtaagaaaaaaacatctgtAAAGAGGAAAACATTAAATCCAGTCTATGATGAGATTATAAAA TACAAAGTGCGCAGACTGGACCTTCAGGCTCGTGTGCTGAGTATTTCAGTCTGGCACATAGAGCGAATGAGACGAAATCTCTTCCTGGGTGAGGTGGAAGTGGGCTTGGGACAGTGGGACTGGGGTAACACACAACCTACCTGGTACACCCTCCAGCCAAGA GTTAAAATAAGTCAAGATGCCAACATCATCAACCGTGGGACTGTTCTCTTCTCAATTAAGTTTATACCTTCAATAG GAAGTGGTAACCAATTGACTGGTGAGCTGCACATTTGGTTGAGAGAGATTGTTGGCCTCCTTCCCACAAAACGTGGCACACCCAATACTTACGTGAAAAG TGTTGTACTACCAGATGAAAGTGGTGTCAGCGGCCAACAGACACGTGTGGTTCGAGGTTCTGTTAACCCACAGTTCAACCACACCATGGTTTATGATGGGTTTGAGTCCAGTGATCTTATTCAAGCATGCGCTGAGATAACAGTCTGGAGCCAAAAGCCCTCTACCTGTCTGGGCGGAGTACGATTAAGCACTGGCTCAG GTGTGAGTTACGGTCAGTCTGTTTGCTGGATGGACTCTACAGAAGAAGAGATAAGCGTGTGGTCCAGTGTTATGCAGAGCCCCAACAGCTGGGTGGAAGCCAGTCTGCCAATCAGGACAAATTTACAGCTCTGCTCTGAGTAA
- the sytl1 gene encoding synaptotagmin-like protein 1 isoform X1 produces MEGEHLLNLGHLTEVEQTVILSVLLRDAELRSKEEDRIRKLQQTESDPARFRWLSGAWFNEQRSKRYQKGGVDVVHASLRRKKRDKDVPLMEIFSNGNNSSSPLPERQEDKKSTEEEVLENINVAEDGKSQEENKREKEVVESPIHRMAFEAQSKTKNTSETNGVLSLEESVVQSEDTDCRTLSSALPSMKVDSGGDINSGSPELDRSRFGSVTSLSSHHMMNGSLMSLYSVGDFSDVVVSGQIQFSLQYDTKKEELHIHIIRCQDLASARKNRSDPYVKIYLLPDNTSRSKKKTSVKRKTLNPVYDEIIKYKVRRLDLQARVLSISVWHIERMRRNLFLGEVEVGLGQWDWGNTQPTWYTLQPRVKISQDANIINRGTVLFSIKFIPSIGSGNQLTGELHIWLREIVGLLPTKRGTPNTYVKSVVLPDESGVSGQQTRVVRGSVNPQFNHTMVYDGFESSDLIQACAEITVWSQKPSTCLGGVRLSTGSGVSYGQSVCWMDSTEEEISVWSSVMQSPNSWVEASLPIRTNLQLCSE; encoded by the exons ATGGAAGGGGAACATTTACTGAATCTGGGTCATCTAACTGAGGTGGAGCAAACTGTTATCCTCAGTGTGCTGCTGAGAGATGCTGAACTACGCAGCAAAGAGGAAGACCGAATACG TAAACTTCAGCAGACCGAATCAGACCCTGCCCGTTTTCGTTGGCTCtcaggggcgtggtttaatgaGCAGCGCTCTAAAAGATATCAGAAGGGAGGTGTTGATGTTGTGCATGCATCTTTACGCCGTAAGAAGCGTGATAAAG atGTCCCTCTGATGGAGATATTCAGTAATGGCAATAACTCTTCTTCCCCGTTACCTGAGCGCCAAGAGGACAAAAAAAGTACAGAGGAAGAAGTGCTGGAAAATATAAACGTTGCAGAAGATGGCAAGAGTCAGGAAGAGAACAAAAGAGAGAAGGAAGTTGTGGAAAG TCCTATTCACAGAATGGCCTTTGAAGCCCAATCCAAGACAAAG aATACATCGGAAACAAATGGTGTTTTGAGTCTTGAAG AAAGTGTTGTTCAGTCAGAGGACACGGACTGCAGAACTCTGTCAAGTGCATTGCCCTCCATGAAG GTTGACTCGGGGGGAGATATTAACTCTGGCAGTCCTGAACTGGATCGTTCTAGATTCGGCTCAGTCACCAGCTTGAGCTCGCATCATATG ATGAATGGCAGCTTAATGAGCCTGTACAGTGTGGGGGATTTCAGTGATGTTGTGGTATCAGGACAGATTCAGTTCTCACTGCAGTACGATACAAAAAAAGAAGAGCTTCACATCCATATAATACGCTGTCAAGATCTCGCGTCGGCTCGCAAAAATCGCTCCGACCC GTATGTAAAAATTTACCTTCTTCCTGACAACACATCCCGCAGtaagaaaaaaacatctgtAAAGAGGAAAACATTAAATCCAGTCTATGATGAGATTATAAAA TACAAAGTGCGCAGACTGGACCTTCAGGCTCGTGTGCTGAGTATTTCAGTCTGGCACATAGAGCGAATGAGACGAAATCTCTTCCTGGGTGAGGTGGAAGTGGGCTTGGGACAGTGGGACTGGGGTAACACACAACCTACCTGGTACACCCTCCAGCCAAGA GTTAAAATAAGTCAAGATGCCAACATCATCAACCGTGGGACTGTTCTCTTCTCAATTAAGTTTATACCTTCAATAG GAAGTGGTAACCAATTGACTGGTGAGCTGCACATTTGGTTGAGAGAGATTGTTGGCCTCCTTCCCACAAAACGTGGCACACCCAATACTTACGTGAAAAG TGTTGTACTACCAGATGAAAGTGGTGTCAGCGGCCAACAGACACGTGTGGTTCGAGGTTCTGTTAACCCACAGTTCAACCACACCATGGTTTATGATGGGTTTGAGTCCAGTGATCTTATTCAAGCATGCGCTGAGATAACAGTCTGGAGCCAAAAGCCCTCTACCTGTCTGGGCGGAGTACGATTAAGCACTGGCTCAG GTGTGAGTTACGGTCAGTCTGTTTGCTGGATGGACTCTACAGAAGAAGAGATAAGCGTGTGGTCCAGTGTTATGCAGAGCCCCAACAGCTGGGTGGAAGCCAGTCTGCCAATCAGGACAAATTTACAGCTCTGCTCTGAGTAA
- the LOC135780984 gene encoding digestive cysteine proteinase 2-like: protein MWFILAGVVVLSCITDATPLGGRTVPDFGKMYHVKGVISLPYAEIKEPFEAWYDLEGKKSRIDYYHGQVSTFQIGTDFDNGALYKITPVTTETELNVMKCFQLNGTKEGPVLPQKALPDLQGFQFEKIEYYAGVLCEVWTNITVVGNKKNTYRLWVTRPEGNDSPAMPCHYEMMGFNTLLGSHFDKYLIDYSDYNTRPDPDIFRLPEGMACGDFPGPGVENRLLANPIQDLVHTSPVGHAHRMFGHFKEKYNRQYGSEAEHEEREHNFVHNIRYVHSMNRAGHSFSLSVNYLADRSEAELAVMRGSKGKRTYRKAKPFPSEIRSVATPDSIDWRLYGAVTPVKDQAVCGSCWSFATTGTLEGALFLKTGTLVSLSQQMLVDCTWGFGNNGCDGGEEWRALEWMMKHGGISTAEDYGSYMGMNGLCHYNKSSMVASVSSYTNVTSGDIAALKAAIFKFGPVAVSIDAAHRSFSFYSNGVYYEPACKNGTDDLDHAVLAVGYGILDNEPYWLVKNSWSTYWGNDGYVLMSMKDNNCGVATDAVYVTLA from the exons ATGTGGTTTATTCTAGCAGGAGTCGTGGTTCTGTCGTGCATTAcag ATGCAACACCACTTGGTGGCAGGACAGTTCCTGATTTCGGAAAGATGTATCACGTAAAAG GTGTGATATCTTTGCCTTACGCTGAGATCAAAGAGCCATTTGAAGCATGGTATGATCTTGAGGGGAAGAAAAGTCGAATCGACTATTATCACg GTCAGGTGAGCACTTTCCAGATTGGTACTGACTTTGACAACGGCGCCCTCTACAAGATCACACCAGTGACCACTGAGACAGAACTTAATGTTATGAAGTGTTTCCAGCTCAATGGTACCAAAGAGGGACCTGTACTTCCACAGAAGGCACTGCCTGACCTGCAAGGTTTTCAG TTTGAGAAGATTGAATACTATGCAGGTGTTCTGTGTGAAGTCTGGACAAATATCACAGTAGTTGGTAATAAGAAGAACACCTATCGCCTGTGGGTAACACGGCCAGAGGGAAACGATTCCCCAGCCATGCCCTGTCACTATGAGATGATGGGCTTTAACACGCTTTTAGGATCCCATTTTGACAAGTACCTTATTGACTACAGTGACTACAACACCAGACCTGACCCTGACATTTTCAGACTACCTGAAG GAATGGCCTGTGGGGATTTTCCCGGCCCTGGTGTGGAGAATCGGCTACTGGCCAACCCCATTCAAGATCTTGTCCACACTTCCCCCGTCGGCCATGCCCATCGAATGTTCGGCCACTTTAAGGAAAAATATAACCGGCAGTATGGCAGTGAAGCAGAGCATGAGGAACGCGAGCACAACTTTGTGCATAATATTCG GTATGTTCACTCCATGAATAGAGCTGGTCATTCATTCTCTCTTTCCGTGAATTATCTGGCTGATCGATCAGAGGCAGAATTGGCTGTGATGAGAGGAAGTAAAGGCAAACGGACTTATCGAAAAGCAAAGCCTTTTCCCTCTGAAATTCGCTCTGTAGCCACCCCTGATTCAATAGACTGGAGGCTGTATG gtGCCGTGACCCCGGTAAAAGACCAGGCTGTTTGTGGATCTTGCTGGAGCTTTGCCACCACAGGAACACTAGAGGGAGCACTTTTCCTTAAG ACAGGAACGCTAGTGTCATTGTCCCAGCAGATGCTTGTGGACTGCACATGGGGGTTCGGTAATAACGGCTGTGATGGAGGAGAGGAGTGGAGAGCTTTGGAATGGATGATGAAACATGGTGGCATTTCTACCGCAGAGGACTATGGATCATATATGGGCATG AATGGTTTGTGTCATTATAATAAGTCGTCAATGGTGGCAAGTGTGAGCAGCTACACAAATGTGACCAGTGGTGATATTGCGGCACTGAAGGCTGCCATCTTTAAATTCGGCCCTGTAGCGGTCAGCATTGATGCTGCTCACCGCTCATTCTCCTTCTACAGCAATGGAGTCTACTACGAACCAGCATGCA AAAACGGAACGGATGACTTGGATCATGCTGTGCTTGCGGTTGGTTATGGGATACTGGATAATGAGCCCTACTGGCTTGTGAAGAATTCCTGGTCGACTTACTGGGGAAATGATGGTTATGTACTAATGTCTATGAAAGACAATAACTGCGGTGTGGCCACTGATGCCGTATACGTGACGTTGGCCTAA